In the Calditerricola satsumensis genome, one interval contains:
- a CDS encoding type II toxin-antitoxin system HicA family toxin — protein sequence MKDRPNSIRFDEVVKVLRAFGYEVVRIRGSHHQFRNAAGNTFTSPKRNPV from the coding sequence ATGAAAGACCGCCCGAACAGCATTCGCTTCGATGAAGTGGTCAAAGTCCTCCGCGCGTTCGGGTACGAGGTGGTCAGGATCAGAGGGTCTCACCACCAATTCCGAAACGCCGCGGGGAACACGTTCACAAGCCCGAAGCGAAACCCTGTTTGA
- a CDS encoding type II toxin-antitoxin system HicB family antitoxin, producing the protein MPYTIMLQKIRDESGEYYFARVLELDGCQSDGDTPEEALKNIREAMEGYLEVKLEYGDPIPEPVPESQAYSGQFRIRIPKSLHQRLVIEAQREGVSLNQYVLYKLSK; encoded by the coding sequence TTGCCCTACACCATCATGTTGCAAAAAATCCGCGATGAAAGCGGGGAGTATTACTTCGCCCGTGTGCTGGAGCTCGACGGATGCCAGAGCGACGGGGACACGCCCGAGGAAGCGCTGAAAAACATCCGAGAGGCCATGGAAGGGTATCTGGAAGTTAAGCTGGAGTATGGCGACCCGATTCCTGAGCCGGTCCCGGAAAGCCAAGCTTACAGCGGCCAGTTCCGCATCCGAATTCCCAAGAGCCTGCACCAGCGCTTGGTCATCGAGGCGCAGCGCGAGGGGGTGTCGCTTAACCAATACGTCTTGTATAAGTTGAGCAAGTAA
- a CDS encoding helix-turn-helix transcriptional regulator, producing the protein MAVRNRLKELRHDHRMNQVEFADYLGVNRQLYNRWEKQAVQPSLEWVLKIAKRLGKPVEEIVYLEEEDVEGVE; encoded by the coding sequence ATGGCGGTTCGGAACCGGCTAAAGGAACTTAGACACGACCACCGGATGAACCAAGTGGAATTCGCAGACTATTTAGGAGTCAACCGCCAATTGTATAACAGATGGGAGAAGCAAGCGGTGCAGCCAAGTTTGGAATGGGTGCTTAAGATTGCCAAGCGTTTAGGCAAGCCGGTTGAGGAGATCGTCTATTTGGAAGAGGAAGACGTGGAGGGTGTTGAATAG